One Takifugu flavidus isolate HTHZ2018 chromosome 3, ASM371156v2, whole genome shotgun sequence genomic window, agtcaagtcattatctttctttttaatgactatgaaggaagaaaaactttgtatatgaataaaaaactgtatctgacctgtgacagcagtcagattgacccctgtgctggtgaccccgttaaccacagtgaagagcatgaatatgtactcagtttcagctctgagaccagagactgtgtaattcactggtccaggtccatcaggtggaagaacgtttatcactgaaccattaaactgcagaataaaactgtggttgttgactttattccactgcagactgatgctggtctcattttgtccagttagactgaagctgtctgtgttcaggggagctgaaaacagacatgaaatcaagtgttaaaactggactttttccacaaaactctttgaaattgggttgtgttttccattgtgtatcaatataattcaattttatgtgtataaaaggctagtcaagtaagtcattatctttctttttacatgacaaaatttgaagtaaatgtttataattgaataaaaaactgtatctgacctgtgacagcagtcagattgacccctgtgctggtgaccccgctaacctcagtgaagagcatgaatatgtactcagttccagctctgagaccagagactgtgtaattcactggtccaggtccatcaggtggaagaacgtttatcactgaaccattaaactgcagaataaaactgtggttgttgactttattccactgcagactgatgctggtctcattttgtccagttagactgaagctgtctgtgttcaggggagctgaaaacagacatgaaatcaggtgttaaaactggactttttccacaaaactctttgaaattgggttgtgttttccatctgtgtatcaatataattcaattttatgtgtataaaaggctagtcaagtcattatctttctttttaatgactatgaaggaagaaaaactttgtatatgaataaaaaactgtatctgacctgtgacagcagtcagattgacccctgtgctggtgaccccgttaaccacagtgaagagcatgaatatgtactcagtttcagctctgagaccagagactgtgtaattcactggtccaggtccatcaggtggaagaacgtttatcactgaaccattaaactgcagaataaaactgtggttgttgactttattccactgcagactgatgctggtctcattttgtccagttagactgaagctgtctgtgttcaggggagctgaaaacagacatgaaatcaagtgttaaaactggactttttccacaaaactctttgaaattgggttgtgttttccatctgtgtatcaatataattcaattttatgtgtataaaaggctagtcaagtcattatctttctttttacatgacaaaatttgaagtaaatgtttataattgaataaaaaactgtatctgacctgtgacagcagtcagattgacccctgtgctggtgaccccgctaacctcagtgaagagcatgaatatgtactcagttccagctctgagaccagagactgtgtaattcactggtccaggtccatcaggtggaagaacgtttatcactgaaccattaaactgcagaataaaactgtggttgttgactttattccactgcagactgatgctggtctcattttgtccagttagactgaagctgtctgtgttcaggggagctgaaaacagacatgaaatcaggtgttaaaactggactttttccacaaaactctttgaaattgggttgtgttttccatctgtgtatcaatataattcaattttatgtgtataaaaggctagtcaagtcattatctttctttttaatgactatgaaggaagaaaaactttgtatatgaataaaaaactgtatctgacctgtgacagcagtcagattgacccctgtgctggtgaccccgctaaccacagtgaagagcatgaatatgtactcagtttcagctctgagaccagagactgtgtaattcactggtccaggtccatcaggtggaagaacgtttatcactgaaccattaaactgcagaataaaactgtggttgttgactttattccactgcagactgatgctggtctcattttgtccagttagactgaagctgtctgtgttcaggggagctgaaaacagacatgaaatcaagtgttaaaactggactttttccacaaaactctttgaaattgggttgtgttttccatctgtgtatcaatataattcaattttatgtgtataaaaggctagtcaagtcattatctttctttttacatgacaaaatttgaagtaaatgtttataattgaataaaaaactgtatctgacctgtgacagcagtcagattgacccctgtgctggtgaccccgctaacctcagtgaagagcatgaatatgtactcagttccagctctgagaccagagactgtgtaattcactggtccaggtccatcaggtggaagaacgtttatcactgaaccattaaactgcagaataaaactgtggttgttgactttattccactgcagactgatgctggtctcattttgtccagttagactgaagctgtctgtgttcaggggagctgaaaacagacatgaaatcaggtgttaaaactggactttttccacaaaactctttgaaattgggttgtgttttccatctgtgtatcaatataattcaattttatgtgtataaaaggctagtcaagtcattatctttctttttaatgactatgaaggaagaaaaactttgtatatgaataaaaaactgtatctgacctgtgacagcagtcagattgacccctgtgctggtgaccccgttaaccacagtgaagagcatgaatatgtactcagtttcagctctgagaccagagactgtgtaattcactggtccaggtccatcaggtggaagaacgtttatcactgaaccattaaactgcagaataaaactgtggttgttgactttattccactgcagactgatgctggtctcattttgtccagttagactgaagctgtctgtgttcaggggagctgaaaacagacatgaaatcaagtgttaaaactggactttttccacaaaactctttgaaattgggttgtgttttccatctgtgtatcaatataattcaattttatgtgtataaaaggctagtcaagtcattatctttctttttacatgacaaaatttgaagtaaatgtttataattgaataaaaaactgtatctgacctgtgacagcagtcagattgacccctgtgctggtgaccccgctaacctcagtgaagagcatgaatatgtactcagttccagctctgagaccagagactgtgtaattcactggtccaggtccatcaggtggaagaacgtttatcactgaaccattaaactgcagaataaaactgtggttgttgactttattccactgcagactgatgctggtctcattttgtccagttagactgaagctgtctgtgttcaggggagctgaaaacagacatgaaatcaggtgttaaaactggactttttccacaaaactctttgaaattgggttgtgttttccatctgtgtatcaatataattcaattttatgtgtataaaaggctagtcaagtcattatctttctttttaatgactatgaaggaagaaaaactttgtatatgaataaaaaactgtatctgacctgtgacagcagtcagattgacccctgtgctggtgaccccgttaaccacagtgaagagcatgaatatgtactcagtttcagctctgagaccagagactgtgtaattcactggtccaggtccatcaggtggaagaacgtttatcactgaaccattaaactgcagaataaaactgtggttgttgactttattccactgcagactgatgctggtctcattttgtccagttagactgaagctgtctgtgttcaggggagctgaaaacagacatgaaatcaagtgttaaaactggactttttccacaaaactctttgaaattgggttgtgttttccatctgtgtatcaatataattcaattttatgtgtataaaaggctagtcaagtcattatctttctttttacatgacaaaatttgaagtaaatgtttataattgaataaaaaactgtatctgacctgtgacagcagtcagattgacccctgtgctggtgaccccgctaacctcagtgaagagcatgaatatgtactcagttccagctctgagaccagagactgtgtaattcactggtccaggtccatcaggtggaagaacgtttatcactgaaccataaaactgcagaataaaactgtggttgttgactttattccactgcagactgatgctggtctcattttgtccagttagactgaagctgtctgtgttcaggggagctgaaaacagacatgaaatcaggtgttaaaactggactttttccacaaaactctttgaaattgggttgtgttttccatctgtgtatcaatataattcattttatgtgtataaaaggctagtcaagtcattatctttctttttaatgactatgaaggaagaaaaactttgtatatgaataaaaaactgtatctgacctgtgacagcagtcagattgacccctgtgctggtgaccccgttaaccacagtgaagagcatgaatatgtactcagtttcagctctgagaccagagactgtgtaattcactggtccaggtccatcaggtggaagaacgtttatcactgaaccattaaactgcagaataaaactgtggttgttgactttattccactgcagactgatgctggtctcattttgtccagttagactgaagctgtctgtgttcaggggagctgaaaacagacatgaaatcaagtgttaaaactggactttttccacaaaactctttgaaattgggttgtgttttccatctgtgtatcaatataattcaattttatgtgtataaaaggctagtcaagtcattatctttctttttacatgacaaaatttagaagtaaatgtttataattgaataaaaaactgtatctgacctgtgacagcagtcagattgacccctgtgctggtgaccccgttaacctcagtgaagagcatgaatatgtactcagttccagctctgagaccagagactgtgtaattcactggtccaggtccatcaggtggaagaacgtttatcactgaaccattaaactgcagaataaaactgtggttgttgactttattccactgcagactgatgctggtctcattttgtccagttagactgaagctgtctgtgttcaggggagctgaaaacagacatgaaatcaggtgttaaaactggactttttccacaaaactctttgaaattgggttgtgttttccatctgtgtatcaatataattcaattttatgtgtataaaaggctagtcaagtcattatctttctttttaatgactatgaaggaagaaaaactttgtatatgaataaaaaactgtatctgacctgtgacagcagtcagattgacccctgtgctggtgaccccgttaacctcagtgaagagcatgaatatgtactcagtttcagctctgagaccagagactgtgtaattcactggtccaggtccatcaggtggaagaacgtttatcactgaaccattaaactgcagaataaaactgtggttgttgactttattccactgcagactgatgctggtctcattttgtccagttagactgaagctgtctgtgttcaggggagctgaaaacagacatgaaatcaagtgttaaaactggactttttccacaaaactctttgaaattgggttgtgttttccatctgtgtatcaatataattcaattttatgtgtataaaaggctagtcaagtcattatctttctttttacatgacaaaatttgaagtaaatgtttataattgaataaaaaactgtatctgacctgtgacagcagtcagattgacccctgtgctggtgaccccgctaaccacagtgaagagcatgaatatgtactcagttccagctctgagaccagagactgtgtaattcactggtccaggtccatcaggtggaagaacgtttatcactgaaccattaaactgcagaataaaactgtggttgttgactttattccactgcagactgatgctggtctcattttgtccagttagactgaagctgtctgtgttcaggggagctgaaaacagacatgaaatcaggtgttaaaactggactttttccacaaaactctttgaaattgggttgtgttttccatctgtgtatcaatataattcaattttatgtgtataaaaggctagtcaagtcattatctttctttttaatgactatgaaggaagaaaaacttgtatatgaataaaaaactgtatctgacctgtgacagcagtcagattgacccctgtgctggtgaccccgctaacctcagtgaagagcatgaatatgtactcagttccagctctgagaccagagactgtgtaattcactggtccaggtccatcaggtggaagaacgtttatcactgaaccattaaactgcagaataaaactgtggttgttgactttattccactgcagactgatgctggtctcattttgtccagttagactgaagctgtctgtgttcaggggagctgaaaacagacatgaaatcaggtgttaaaactggactttttccacaaaactctttgaaattgggttgtgttttccatctgtgtatcaatataattcaattttatgtgtataaaaggctagtcaagtcattatctttctttttacatgacaaaatttgaagtaaatgtttataattgaataaaaaactgtatctgacctgtgacagcagtcagattgacccctgtgctggtgaccccgctaacctcagtgaagagcatgaatatgtactcagttccagctctgagaccagagactgtgtaattcactggtccaggtccatcaggtggaagaacgtttatcactgaaccattaaactgcagaataaaactgtggttgttgactttattccactgcagactgatgctggtctcattttgtccagttagactgaagctgtctgtgttcaggggagctgaaaacagacatgaaatcaggtgttaaaactggactttttccacaaaactctttgaaattgggttgtgttttccatctgtgtatcaatataattcaattttatgtgtataaaaggctagtcaagtcattatctttctttttaatgactatgaaggaagaaaaacttgtatatgaataaaaaactgtatctgacctgtgacagcagtcagattgacccctgtgctggtgaccccgctaacctcagtgaagagcatgaatatgtac contains:
- the LOC130523168 gene encoding uncharacterized protein LOC130523168, with amino-acid sequence MLFTEVSGVTSTGVNLTAVTAPLNTDSFSLTGQNETSISLQWNKVNNHSFILQFNGSVINVLPPDGPGPVNYTVSGLRAGTEYIFMLFTEVSGVTSTGVNLTAVTAPLNTDSFSLTGQNETSISLQWNKVNNHSFILQFNGSVINVLPPDGPGPVNYTVSGLRAGTEYIFMLFTVVSGVTSTGVNLTAVTAPLNTDSFSLTGQNETSISLQWNKVNNHSFILQFNGSVINVLPPDGPGPVNYTVSGLRAETEYIFMLFTEVNGVTSTGVNLTAVTAPLNTDSFSLTGQNETSISLQWNKVNNHSFILQFNGSVINVLPPDGPGPVNYTVSGLRAGTEYIFMLFTEVNGVTSTGVNLTAVTAPLNTDSFSLTGQNETSISLQWNKVNNHSFILQFNGSVINVLPPDGPGPVNYTVSGLRAETEYIFMLFTVVNGVTSTGVNLTAVTAPLNTDSFSLTGQNETSISLQWNKVNNHSFILQFYGSVINVLPPDGPGPVNYTVSGLRAGTEYIFMLFTEVSGVTSTGVNLTAVTAPLNTDSFSLTGQNETSISLQWNKVNNHSFILQFNGSVINVLPPDGPGPVNYTVSGLRAETEYIFMLFTVVNGVTSTGVNLTAVTAPLNTDSFSLTGQNETSISLQWNKVNNHSFILQFNGSVINVLPPDGPGPVNYTVSGLRAGTEYIFMLFTEVSGVTSTGVNLTAVTAPLNTDSFSLTGQNETSISLQWNKVNNHSFILQFNGSVINVLPPDGPGPVNYTVSGLRAETEYIFMLFTVVNGVTSTGVNLTAVTAPLNTDSFSLTGQNETSISLQWNKVNNHSFILQFNGSVINVLPPDGPGPVNYTVSGLRAGTEYIFMLFTEVSGVTSTGVNLTAVTAPLNTDSFSLTGQNETSISLQWNKVNNHSFILQFNGSVINVLPPDGPGPVNYTVSGLRAETEYIFMLFTVVSGVTSTGVNLTAVTAPLNTDSFSLTGQNETSISLQWNKVNNHSFILQFNGSVINVLPPDGPGPVNYTVSGLRAGTEYIFMLFTEVSGVTSTGVNLTAVTAPLNTDSFSLTGQNETSISLQWNKVNNHSFILQFNGSVINVLPPDGPGPVNYTVSGLRAETEYIFMLFTVVNGVTSTGVNLTAVTAPLNTDSFSLTGQNETSISLQWNKVNNHSFILQFNGSVINVLPPDGPGPVNYTVSGLRAGTEYIFMLFTEVSGVTSTGVNLTAVTAPLNTDSFSLTGQNETSISLQWNKVNNHSFILQFNGSVINVLPPDGPGPVNYTVSGLRAETEYIFMLFTVVNGVTSTGVNLTAVTAPLNTDSFSLTGQNETSISLQWNKVNNHSFILQFNGSVINVLPPDGPGPVNYTVSGLRAGTEYIFMLFTEVSGVTSTGVNLTAVTAPLNTDSFSLTGQNETSISLQWNKVNNHSFILQFNGSVINVLPPDGPGPVNYTVSGLRAETEYIFMLFTVVSGVTSTGVNLTAVTAPLNTDSFSLTGQNETSISLQWNKVNNHSFILQFNGSVITFFHLMDLDQ